The DNA sequence CCGGTGACCAGCCGTGCGCCGTCGCGCTCCGCGCGCTCGATGAACCCGCGCACCGTGGCGCACTGCGCCGCCGACGCTGACGGCCCGATCCGCGTGGCAGGGTCGAACGGATCGCCGACGGTGTACTTCGCGGCGGCCGCGGCGACCAGGTCGAGCGCCTCGGCGTAGCGGTTCTGCGGCACCAGCATCCGCGTCCACGCCATACAGGTCTGGCCGCCGTTGAGGAATGCGTTGCCCACGCCGACCTTCACCGCGGTCGAAAGGTCCGCGCCGTCGAGGATGACGTTGGCCGATTTGCCGCCCAGCTCGAGCGCCACCTTCTTCACCGATCGAGCGGCGAGTTCGGCGACGCGTCGGCCGACGCCGGTCGAACCCGTGAACGAGACCAGGTCGACATCGGGGTGCTCGGCGATCCGTTCACCCACCACGCGGCCGCTGCCGGAGACGAGGTTGACCACGCCGGGCGGCAGCCCGGCCTCCTCGACAGCCTCGACGAACTCGAACACCGACAGCGGCGCCTCGTTGCTCGGTTTCAGCACGACGGTGCAGCCCGCCGCGATCGCCGGCAGCACCTTGGCCACCACCTGGTACAGCGGGTAGTTCCAGGGCGTGATGGCGCCGACGACCCCGTAGGGCTCGCGCACGATCAACGAGTTGCCCACGCGCTCTTCGAAATCGAAGGTGTCGAGCACATCGGCGAACCCCCGCGCCACCGCCAGCGGCACCTTGGTCTGCACCCCCTGGGCGATCCGCACCGGAGCGCCCATCTCGCGGGTGATCGTCTCGGCGATGTCCGGCAGGCGCTTCTCCATGGCGGTGATCACGCGGTGCAGGCGGTCGCGCCGCTCGGCCACGGTGATCAGCGGGTCGAAGGCGCGGCGGGCGGCGGCCACCGCGGCGTCGACGTCGGCCGCATCGCCGTTCGGGACGGAGCCGATGACCTGCTCGGTCGCCGGGTCGACGACCTCGATCGCGCCGTCCTCGGCCGGTGTCACCCACCGGCCGTCGATGAACAGGGTCTTGCGGGTGTAGTCGTGCATGGGTTCCTTCCCGGTCAGGGGATGATGCTCGCGCGGACGTCGCGCTTACCGTCGGCGGCGGCGAACGCCTCGTTGATGTGGTCGAGGGGGTAGTGCGCCGCGGCGAGCCGGTCGAGCGGCAGATGGTCCTGGTGCTGCTCGAGGAAGGTCAGCGCCCGGGACAGGACGGCCGGGTCGTACAGCGACACCCCGACCATCGCCTTGTTACCGAAGACGAAGCGTGACGGGTCGAAGTCGAACGTCTTGCCGATGTTGATGTTGCCGATCTCGACGTAGCGGCCGAACTGGCCGAGCAGTTTGAGCCCTTCGTCGATGGCCGAGGGATGGCCGACGACTTCGACCACCACGTCGGCGCCGTGGCCTCCGGTCAGCTCGCGCACGAGCTTCGCGCGGTCCTTGACGGTGGTCGCCGCGGTGATGTCGACGACGGCGTCGGCGCCGAAGGCCGTCGCCAGTTCCAGGCGCTCCGGCACCCCGTCGATCGCGATGACCGTGGCCGCGCCGCGTGCCTTGGCGACGGCCACCGCGTACAGGCCCAGCGCGCCCGCACCCTGGACCACCACCACCTCGCCCAGCTGCTGATCGACCCGCTCGAGCCCGTACATCACCTGCGACAGTGCGCAGTTCGCACCCGAGGCGATCTCGTCGGAGACGGCGTCGGGCACCGTGTACACCACCGCGCCGGCAGGCAGCAGGTAGTAGTCGCCGTAGCCGCCGACGAAGTAGGGGGGTTCGTCGGCGCGGCCCAGCATCGCCATCGCCAGGTTCAGGCAGGCGTTGCGCCGGCCCAGCAGACAGTTGCGGCAGCGGTGGCAGGAGAAGAAGTAGGGGAACACCACGCGGGTGCCTTCGGCCAGCGGCGAACCGTTGGAGTCGGCGGTGACGCCATCCCCGAGTGCCGCGACGGCGCCGACCATCTCGTGACCGAGGACGGTGGGCAGTTGCCCACCGAGCCCGCGGGTGGCGAAGGTGCCGTGCCAGGCGTGCAGATCGGATCCGCAGATGTTGGTCCTGGTCACTTTGACGAGGATCTCGCCGGGGCCCACGTCGCCCAGTTCGACGGTCTCGATCTCGAACGGTTGTCCGGGCGCGTCGAACCGCGCGATCCGTCCCTTGAACACGTCGGGCGTTCCTTTCAGTGGCTGTGGGCTGAGCTGAAGTGTTCGCGCAAAGCGCGTTTGAGCAATTTGCCGCTGGGGTTCTTCGGCAGGGCGTCGACGAAGAAGACCTGCTTGGGTGTCTTGTATCCGGCGAGGTGAGTGCGGCAGTGGGCAATGATCTCGGCTTCGGTGGCGGTGGCGCCGTCGCGCAGTACCACCGCGGCGACCACCGTCTCCACCCACACCGGATGGGCCAGCCCGAAGACCGCCGCCTCCTGTACACCGGCGTGCCGGTAGAGCGTCTCCTCGACCTCCCGGCTGGCAACGTTCTCGCCGCCGGTCTTGATCATGTCCTTCTTGCGGTCGACGACGTGCAGTAGTCCGTGCTCGTCGTAGTAGCCGAGGTCACCGGAGTGGAACCAGCCGCCGCGGAAGGCTTCCGCGGTCTTGGCCGGGTCGTCGAGGTAGCCGAGCATCAGGTGCGGGCTTCGGTGCGCGATCTCGCCGACGACGCCGGCGGCCACCGGGCGGTCGTCCTCGTCGAGGATCGTGGTCTCCACGTTGACCACCGGGCGGCCGGCGGATCCGGCGTGTGCGTCCTGCTCATCGGGGCCGAGTGCCGAAGCGAGAGGCGCCATCTCGGTCTGGCCGTAGAAGTTCCACAGCCGCAGATTCGGCAGGCGTTCGCGGATCTCGGCGAGGATCTCGCCGGGCATGGCCGACGCGCCGTAGTACCCCTTGCGCAGGCTCGACAGGTCCACCTCGTCGAACACCGGGCATCGCAGCAGGCTGATCCACACCGTCGGCGGCGCAAAGTAGTTCGTGACCCCGTACCGCTCGATGGTGCGCAGGACCAACTCGGGCTCGGGACGAGGCAGG is a window from the Mycolicibacterium litorale genome containing:
- a CDS encoding aldehyde dehydrogenase family protein, which translates into the protein MHDYTRKTLFIDGRWVTPAEDGAIEVVDPATEQVIGSVPNGDAADVDAAVAAARRAFDPLITVAERRDRLHRVITAMEKRLPDIAETITREMGAPVRIAQGVQTKVPLAVARGFADVLDTFDFEERVGNSLIVREPYGVVGAITPWNYPLYQVVAKVLPAIAAGCTVVLKPSNEAPLSVFEFVEAVEEAGLPPGVVNLVSGSGRVVGERIAEHPDVDLVSFTGSTGVGRRVAELAARSVKKVALELGGKSANVILDGADLSTAVKVGVGNAFLNGGQTCMAWTRMLVPQNRYAEALDLVAAAAAKYTVGDPFDPATRIGPSASAAQCATVRGFIERAERDGARLVTGGAEKIRDVGYYVAPTVFADVDPDSELGQEEVFGPVLAVIPFRDEDDAVRIANGTPYGLSGAVWAEDTDRAIAFARRVQTGQLDLNGGTYNPVAPFGGYKKSGVGRELGRAGFEEFLQTKSLQLPA
- a CDS encoding zinc-binding dehydrogenase, whose protein sequence is MFKGRIARFDAPGQPFEIETVELGDVGPGEILVKVTRTNICGSDLHAWHGTFATRGLGGQLPTVLGHEMVGAVAALGDGVTADSNGSPLAEGTRVVFPYFFSCHRCRNCLLGRRNACLNLAMAMLGRADEPPYFVGGYGDYYLLPAGAVVYTVPDAVSDEIASGANCALSQVMYGLERVDQQLGEVVVVQGAGALGLYAVAVAKARGAATVIAIDGVPERLELATAFGADAVVDITAATTVKDRAKLVRELTGGHGADVVVEVVGHPSAIDEGLKLLGQFGRYVEIGNINIGKTFDFDPSRFVFGNKAMVGVSLYDPAVLSRALTFLEQHQDHLPLDRLAAAHYPLDHINEAFAAADGKRDVRASIIP
- a CDS encoding acyl-CoA synthetase, which produces MDAVIARARSHTLGDIPRRSARRQPDKTAIVDGDVVLTFAQFDHLVDRAAAALQDNGFQPGDRIALLSHNCWQYAVLAFATARAGVVLVPVNFMLTAEEISYLLAHSKVRGFIVEADLTSTADEAIRLGREQGAVVTTKVALVPDGDVPARGWDDFAGWLTTDSPAPRPRIGDDDLLRLMYTSGTESRPKAVMHTSRTLMWQYVSTIAAGSMAGDDVEIHSLPLYHCAQLDNFLATDVYLGATSIILPRPEPELVLRTIERYGVTNYFAPPTVWISLLRCPVFDEVDLSSLRKGYYGASAMPGEILAEIRERLPNLRLWNFYGQTEMAPLASALGPDEQDAHAGSAGRPVVNVETTILDEDDRPVAAGVVGEIAHRSPHLMLGYLDDPAKTAEAFRGGWFHSGDLGYYDEHGLLHVVDRKKDMIKTGGENVASREVEETLYRHAGVQEAAVFGLAHPVWVETVVAAVVLRDGATATEAEIIAHCRTHLAGYKTPKQVFFVDALPKNPSGKLLKRALREHFSSAHSH